The Leptospira paudalimensis region TTTAGTGGTTTCAGGGTTTTTGTAATACCCTTTCATCACTTGAGGCCCTTTGATATGAACCACACCTTTGGCACCTAATTTACCGAAGATGATATTTCGTTTGTCATCAATATGGCAGAGAACATTTCCTGCATCATCTCTGATTTGTACTTGGCTGAGAGGAACAATATCCCCAACAGAACCCATAATAGGTCGGTCAAATGTCCGAGCCGAAATAACCGGTCCTGTTTCCGTCATTCCATACCCTTCGAGAACTGTGATCCCAATATCCATAAAAAAAGCATCTACGTGTTTTTGAAGGGCTCCCCCTCCAGAAAGTGTCGCACGTAAGTGGCCACCAGTCGCTTGTCTGATTTTAGAAAGTACGATCCGATCAAGTGTGAACGAGTTAAATAAAACTCCAAGACCAGCCAATACATAGAGAGGAGTTTTGAGGGCACTCTCTTCTGCTACTAAAAACTGAGAAGCAAGAAGGGAAAGGATTGTTACTGTGAATGGTCCAGTTAACAACAATTTCACGACTGATACAACAGAAAGAAACAATGATTGAATGATATTTCTTCCTTCGTAATCCACTTCCCAACCTTTCAAAAATCGAATGGAAGCATGGTAGTGTTTCGAAAAAAAGTAAGCAACCTTAAACAAAAATCTTCTGACAGGAGGAGTTTGTTTCGGATCATTAATACGAGTGTAAATCCCGTTATAAATACTTTCCCAAACCCTTGGCGCAGATGCCATAAAGGTTGGCCTTGCTTTTTGGATGTCGTTTCGGAGTTCCGTTACTTTTGTATAATACGTTGAACCTCCATTGATGATAGCGAAGTATTCCACAACTCGTTCAAAGATATGCCATACAGGGAGGATGGACAACATACGATCATCTGGAGTTACTTTCGCAACACGAGGAACCACATAATGCATCTGGTGGATCATATTGGAGTGCATAAGCATTACACCTTTTGGCATTCCAGTCGTTCCAGATGTATAAATGAGTGTATACAAATCATCTGGTTTGATTCCAGACATCCGTTTTTCCGCTTCTCGTTTTCCTTTGGAACGAAGTTCCCTTCCCTTTTCCAATAGATCATAGAAATGTAAAATCCCAGCACCTGACTTGAGTTTGGTGTCTTTGTCCATAATGATTACGGTTTTTACCGATTTCACCTGGGATTTGTTATTTTTGTATTTTTCGTAAACCTTATCGTTTTCTAAAAAAACAACTTTGGCTTCCGAGTGGTTTAAAATATAAACGATTTCCGAATCAGTGATATCAGATCCGCGTGGAACATTTGCCGCTCCAGCAGTTAACACAGCACAATCGGCTATGATCCATTCGACTCGGTTGTCAGCTAATACGCCAACATGTTCTCTCGCTTTTACACCCAAATCAATTAGGGCTTCTGCAAGTGCGATACCATCTTCGTAAAGTTGTTTATAGGTAAGTGCTTGGTAATCCTTTTGTGCATTTTTATACCAAAATGCTGGTCTTGGACCAAATTTTTCTGAGGATTCCTTATAAACTTCTGCTAGGTTATTTGCCATATCTCTCCATCTAAAAGCGGTCTTTATGATAGACTCTACTTTCAGATGGTCAAGAGAAATTTAGATGATTAGTCCCAGTGGAACCCTTCGCGTTGGTGTCCTTTTTTCAAATGGCGTTTGCGTATTTCGTGGAGTTTGGTCATCTGCGAAAGGTTGAGTAGGTTACGTGCTGCAAGACCTTTTTGCGGGAGAAGGGATTCGTCTTCTGTGTTAGCAAAAAACTGGTTGGTTTTAACGAAAGAGCTTTTAAACTCCAAATTCATATCAGGATAGAAATCCATACAAGCCTCCGTGCTTTCCGGTTTCCGGGGTTTCTGTATTTTGAAGGTTCCCACCATCCGTGGTAGGTAGCCTCCCCCCGATATATGTATCGCCGAAAAATGAATATCCTGAAGTAAAAAATTTTGCTTGTACTATTTTTTTTTCTCTGATTTTTGGTATTCGTTCATGACGATTCGATTGGAAAATTCTACAGGGAGACGAAGCGGGCGCTTTGTTGCTTATGAATATGGAGAAGACCTATTTGGTACTTTGTATTTAGATAAGTTTTCTGGTCGCGAGAAAGGACGACTCATCGACAAATGGAGATTAAATGACTTAGGAAGTCTCATTCGTGTCCTCGATACAGAGATTTCTCGTCGGGAAGAAGAAAATTACGAACGACCACTTTTCCACTAATCCAACTTATGTTTTCCTTTCTTTAAGGAAAAATAAATACAAATCCAAAATTCAGTTTTTATCCAATCGCCTTAGAATCGTTTCAGTTTTTCGATTATCTACTTTTATAACCTTTTTATTTGCGATTTCCTTTTGTTATCTAACCAAACTCACTTGGAAAGAATATGGAGTCTCACTTCTCCCGTTATTTCCTTTTGTATACCTGGTTCGATTGTATTCAAATCGGAAGTCACAATTGGATTTTGCCAAACGTACACTTCAATTTATAGAGGAAGAATTACTACGTCTTTCTGGAGATTTTAAAAAATTAAAAACTAGAGAACTTTGGGAATATCCAATTGATGTCAGAAATCATCCCTTATCCATTGATTTGGATCTTTGCACCAAACAAGGGTTTTTGGGAGTATTTGACACTACCATCACAAAAGAAGGTTTCCATTCCTATTTGTTCCGATTTTTACAAGAACCATTGGAAGAGAAGTTTGCCATTTCAGACAAATCCTTGGTCAAAACAATCCTAACAGAAAAAAACAAAGCATTCCATTTGATGAGAAAGTTTTTAGTATTAGAGGGAGAACCGAATGAAAAATTTGAGATCCCATCGACTCAATTCGAAACCAATTTTTGGAACAAACGAAATTGGCTACGTTGGATGTTTCCTATATGGGGAATTTTCTCACCAATTTATATCGTTTTTGGTTTGTTATTCGATTTACCTTTCCTACCTCTTTTGTTACTCACCAATGGAATTTTATTCGTAAGTTATCGAAAAGATTCTACTTTGATTTGGAAGGAAATTAAAACACTAAGCCAGTCATCCGTTCGTTTTCAAAAAACATTTTTATTTCTTTCGAAGGAAAGAAAATTCACAAAAAAAATGTTATCCAAAATTGCAAACCTCGGAGATTCTTCTGAACTTTTGGTTTCTCCCCTTCCACATTTGGTGCTAAATGTCCTTTGTTTGTGGGACCTATGGAAAATCAAAACCTTACAAAAATGGAAACAACAATATTCGTTTCATTGGAATGAATTACAAAACGAAAGCATTAAAATTGATTCCATTTTACCTATGGTCAATTTTGGATTTTTGAATCCAGAAGCAAACTTTGCAACAATCAACAATGGAGGAACTCTAACATCAAATTCACTTGTCCATCCAATGATTCCTAAAACAAATCGTGTTTTTAATCCATTACCAAAAATGAATCCAGGAGATTTGATGATTGTCACTGGATCCAATATGAGTGGAAAAACAACATACATGCGATCGATCGCCATGTCTTTGTTACTTGCTGGATCAGGGGCACCTGTATTAGGAAATGGTTTTGAATACCCAGAGTTTCAAATCCATACCTTAATTCGTTCACAAGACTCAATGGAAGATGGGGTTTCCTTCTTTTATTCAGAAGTCAGAAGACTTGCTACAATCATACACAATGCAGACAATTCCAAGAAGGTCCCAATTTTATTTTTAGATGAAATCTTAAAGGGAACAAATTCAAAAGAAAGGTACATCGCCACACGTGAAATTTTGGCAGTATTACGCGAAAAAAAATGCATTGTATTTTTAACGACACATGATCTCAAACTTGCCGAAATGAACTTTGCAAAACGATACCATTTCACTGAATTAGAAACCAATGGTAAAATGGATTTTGATTATCAGATTAGAGATGGAGTTTCTGGATCAACAAATGCTCTTCGGATTTTACAAAATGAAGGCATTCCCATTCGAAATGATAAGGAAAATTAAATTCAAAGACGACTGTTAGTTTGTCATTTTTTTTCAAAGAATGAATCCTTGACAAAGTTATAAAATTCTTTAACAGTTGTGAAATTCTGGCAATTGCCAACGACTGGAGAGTTACGTGAAGAAAGGATTTGCAATTTTACTATTTACCTTGGGATTTCATATCTATGCTGGTGATCTAAAAGAAGATTTGAAAGGCGCATCAAATGATAATGACCGAATTTCAATTCTATCCGAAATGGGAAAATCTGGAGATTCTAAGTACGTTAAACCAGTCACAGAACAATTAGAGAAAGGGGAATCCAGTAAAATTAGAGCACAAGCTGCACTATCTTTAGGTGAACTAAAGGCTGGAATCAACGAATTACAAAAAGCTTTCGATAACGATGATGTCTATGTAAGAGAAGCAGCAATCGAGGCTCTTGCAAAAATCGGAAATGTAAAATCACAATCCTACTTTGAAAAAGGGGTAAAAGACAAAAGTGAAAAAATTCGTTTTTCTAGTGTCCAAGGATTATCTAAAGTTGGTCGCAGTGGTAATGCACCCATCTTCCGAAATGCAATTGAATGGAAAGATAAACCTACTCAACTAGCAGCGATTCGGGGATTGGGAAACATTAATGCATGGGATGAATGGAAGTTTGTAAAACCATTTTGTTCAAACCAAGATAAAGATTTTGTCATGGCATGTTTGTACAGTGCTGGTAAGTTTAAAACAGATGAGTCTTTATTAGCAATTGAAGGATTACTTGCAAGCCAAGACACTGAAATAAGCAAAGAAGCATTTGATGCAATTTCCAATTTTAAACCTGCTCAAGTCATTCCAACATTAATTCGATTCAAAAAGTCGAACCCTAATCATCCAAATCTAGCAGATCTTAGTGCAAACTTAAAAAAATTAAAAGCTGCAAAACAATATGCGATTATCAATGTATCGGATCGTTTGAATTTACGTTCCAAAGCGAATGAACGATCAGAAGTGATCACTGGATTACAAGGAAATTCTGTAGTCGAAATTATATCCAGAGAACCAAGGAAGTACATCATCACCAATAGCAAAGGTGAAGAAATGGAAGATTTTTGGTACCAAGTCAAAACAAGCGATGGTAAAAAAGGATTTTTATTCGGCGAATATATCCAAGTGGTAGATAGTTATTAAGGATTATATATGAAAAAAGTATCGATTCAATTAAGCGGAATACTATTATTAAGTTTTGTTGTAGTTCTTATGAACTGCAGCAAAAAGAAGGTAGAAAATTTTACTGAACCTAAAAAAATCTTTTTTGTCGATCAGAAAGATTCAATAGAAGTTTTACAAACAGAAGAACCACTTGCTGAAAAAATTGGCACAATCAGTGACATAGATTCAGTAGAAATCATCGCATCTGTAGCAATCGAAAAGAAGGATATGGTTTATAAAACATATCAGTTCAAATGTCCAAGTTCGATTAAACATAAATGCAAAACTGAATTTGGATACATTCGAGAATTTGATCTAGCAAGTAGTGATTATTTCAATTCAACTTCAAGTTATTCAGAAACTTTAAAAAAGAGACTTATCGTTTCTGAGAGTGAATACCTTGAGAGTAATGATTTAAAAAAACTAATTTTAGATCCAAAATCTATTCACAACATAGTTGTCTTATATCATTATAATATTTTTCAATTTTTAATGAATTCATTGGTAACACAGCCCGATGATCGTTTATTAAAAACAGAGGAAGTCTATCAGATCATCCAACTATTAAAAAACTCTACTAGAGATGACCAATACATAACCTCACTTAAGAAAAAATATCCATTCTTAAAAGAAGTAAATGAGGAGGGAGTTATCAATTCAGTTGTGACAAATAATGATTTTGAAGAAAAACTTACAGAAACAAGAAATGAATTATTAAACTCATACATTGCTGGATTTCCATTACGTGCTTCCACCTTCAAAGGGTTAGTTGGACAATTCAATAAACTGAAAAACTATCCATATCTTTCCGAAAAAGTATTCGAATATTTATCGAAGGAAGGAGTTTATTCTGTTTCAGGATTTGAAGCACAGTATCTAGTGAATGCAGATTCTGGAATTTCGGCGATTAACAAACTTAAAAAAATAGATCCAAATTTAGATCAATCGAAAGTAGTAGCTCTATTTGGAGTATTAAATGATGCAGGTACCAATTTTCAATTAAAACTTCAAATTTTAGATGTGAATGGAAATGTTACAAAAGAAGACACATATTCACTAGTTTCCATTTCTGCCGAAGAATCAGGAAATTCTTTAGGATTTAAAGTCAAAACTGATAAACAGGATTTTATTATATCTCCTTTAGAAACAACACCAAACTTATTGATTGCGGGAGAGGGTTTTAAAGAATACCTCAAAACCATCCCTAATGATTACAAAGATATCATCAAAAACAATAACTATGAAAAAGCCAAAATGTTAATTGCCCTTAAATTTGGTGAAGGTGGCTTTGATGAAAAATTGGGAAAGATGGTATATATCCTTTCCGCATCAAAACGATATTGGATCATGTTAGATTTATTTCGATTCAACTCTAGCGTGAAAAGGACAACCGATTATTCTGGTACATTAGAAACTTCATTTTCAGTAAATGATAATAGATGTTTTTCTATTACTAAGTGGAGACAACCAAAAGGCGAGTTATTCATCACTGGCACAGATCGAAGTTGTTATGATGAATATGAAGGAGAATTAACTCCAATAGAAGACATTTGTTTTTTCGAAGGCAGTTCAAAATTCTTTCAATTTGAATTTTCACCCTCTGAACTAAGATCGGATAAACCATCTGTAGACTTCAAATACGAAGACTCAGGAGTTTGCCAAGTGATTCAAGAAATTATGAACTAACAAATTTCACAAAAAGAAAATGCTAAGGAGATTTCTCTTTGGTGTTTTCTTCTTTTTTCTCTTCTTCTTCCTTGCCACCAAACATTGATTTAATTCCTTTCCAACTCTTTTGTACTCCACCTGTCACATTTTCCACTGCTCGGTTGACATATTCAGACATAGCAGATCCAGCTATACCTCCAACGGCTGCTCCTGCAGGGCTTGCTAAAAAAATTGTGCCTGCATACACCGAACCTAACCAAATAGGATCAATGAATGGTGAAGAAACTCCATAAGTTCCTCGGTAAATAATGGGAAGTTTTAATGCCTTACCAGCAACACCAGGAAAAGCAATCGTAAACTTCATATCAATGGCTTTGTTAAATCCAATTTTTCCACCACCTGAACCTGCTATGCCATCTGCTTTTAAGGCAAAATTTTTGATTTCAATGTTTTCATTTGCATACTGAAAATCGAATTTGAGTTCATTATATGGGGTAGCTCTACTAAAATCGATTTTCTTTAAATTGATAACACTACCTATAGAACTAATGGGTTTTAAAATGTTTGTATAACTCAATAACTCTCCATTTTTTGCATTAATATTCCCGATGATTTGTAAATTATCAACCAAACCATCTTCGGTATCAGAAGGTGAATGGATTACAAAATCCGAATCGATACTTCCAGTAATGGGAGATATTTTAAAAATGTCTGATAAAACTGGCGCAATCGAAACATGTTTAATTTCACCTTTTAAAGTAAGTCCAACAGGTTGTAGCCAACGATATTCGCCAGTACCGATTATATCTCCATCATATACTTTTAATTCGTATCGATTGATGTTTAATTTTCGTTTTGCATAATGAACATTTAATTTTAATGAATCTGCTTTAAAATCAACTATGGTTAGATTTCGAAAATGAAAGTTCAAATAAACATTCATTCGATTTACATATCCAGTATTTGGTAAACCACGGGTAAGGATTGATTTTTCAAAATCGGGATCGATCCAAATTTTACAAACTTTAATGAGACTAGGGACATCCAAGTAATCGGAAGATCCTTCAAATGAAACAGTCGGTGAAAGTGGAGGTTTTAAAAAGTTTACGTAACCTGATCCATACAGTTTTGACTTTCCCTTCCATTCTACTATGATATTTGCAAAAGACAATTTATCTTCGTTACTATCATAATTGATAAGTGTCGATACGTGACCATCGGCAAACGTTTTACCATCTTTTAATGCCAAGTCTTGTACATGTAATTGGTCTACTACAGCATAAATTTTAGATTCATCTCTTTTATAAAATGGGATTGTACCTGATGTTTTTACAAATCGTAAATCACCTCTTGTAAAAATGATTAAAATATCGTGTAAATCGATACCTTTTACGTTTTGAAATTGGAACTCACCTTCTAATCTTAAAGTTTCATAGGTTAATTTATCTTCCGTAAAAAGAAAATCGACACTGAAAGTTATAGGTTCATTATTTAATTTTCCATACAAATAAAAATCAATGTTCCGTAAATCATGGTCTATATGAAGCGTTGTGCCCCAAAGGTATAAATTAATTTTTCGAGAATAGAGTTTGTCATCGAATAAAATCGTAATGTTCTTAATTTCAATTTGATTTACTAAATTAACAAACGTTTTGGAAAAATAGAGTTCTTCAGATGTATCTTTTTGATTATCTGTTTGAACTTTAGATTTGTTTTTAGATGATAAAGTTGTTTCTTCTAAAGATTGTTCCGAAAGTTTTTCAAATAATGGAAATGATTCATCTTTTTCTCTGGTGATTTCAATTGTGCCTGTATTTAAATATATTTTTCTTAACTCTAATGGTTTACCAACAAATACCCCGTAATAGATTTCAATACGCAATTTTTGGACGTGGATAATTTCATCATCAACTTTAGAAACTGTAACTTCATTTAACTCAATACCCGGGAAAGGGAAAAATACAGGCTCTGAACTTTTATAATTCACATTGAGTTGAGTCATTTTATACGTAGACTCAAGAATTAAATTTTTGTAATAATCAGGATCAGCTAACAGTGGATACAAAATAAAAAACATTGTCATTGATATGACAAAGATAAATGTTAAGAGTGTTTTCCCGATTACACCTTTGATTGTATCTCTTAAAGATAATTTCACAACTAATTCATAACATCGGAAAGTGACATTTCACACGATGTAGTTCCGAAGGATAAATTTCCTTTGGCTCTTCTGATTTGCAAATCTCTTTTGCAATCGGACACCTTGTATGAAACCGGCAACCTTTTGGTTGGTTCATAATACTTGGGATTTCCCCAACAAGAGGTTTTGAAATTTTGTTTCTTTGTTTTAAATCAAAACTAGCGGAAAATAAAGCCTTTGTATATGGGTGGAGAGGATTATTGCTGATTTCATCCCGGCTCCCTTCTTCTACGATTTGGCCTAAGTACATCACGGCAATCCGATCTGAAACATGTTTTACGATATTTAAGTCATGTGATATGAATAAATAGGATAATCCATATTTTTCTCTTAAAAAAAGAAGGTTATTAATGACTTGGGCTTGTGTGGATATATCCAAAGCAGATACAGCTTCATCACATACGACTAAATTTGGTTCTAAGATTAATGCACGAGCAATGGCGATCCTTTGCCTTTGTCCTCCGCTGAATTCATGTGGGTACCGATGTAAGATGTCCACTGGTAAACTAACTTCTGATAAAGCTTTGATTGCTTTTTCTTTTTTCTCAGCCAAACTCAATTTTGGAAAATGAATTTGTAAACCTTCTGTAATGATTTCTTCTATCGTGAAACGGGGGTTTAATGAAGAATAAGGGTCTTGGAAAACAACTTGGATTTTTCGTCTCAAAAGTTTTTGTTCTTCTTTTGAAATGTTTGTGATATCTTGGTCTTCAAATTGAATAGAACCTTTGTCAATTGGCAGTAGAGAAAGAATGGCACGGCCGATAGTTGATTTTCCACAACCCGACTCACCAACAAGTCCCAATATTTTTCCTTTCGGAATGGAAAAATTTACAGAATCGACTGCCACCAGGCGTTTAGTAGAAAAGGAAAGAGATTGGGATTGTTTGTAAGAAACAACTAAGTCCGTTACATTAAGCACTTTCTTTTCCTCCATATAAAAAACATTCCACTGTTTGCGAGTCAGACACTACTGTTGGTTTCGGGATTGATGCATTACAAATTTCTAATTTTTCTTTACAACGAGTGTGAAACCGACAACCACTAGGATACGATTTTGGTGAGGGAACAATTCCTTCAATGGTAACTAATTTTTTTCCAATATTTTCATGAGTTGGATATGCAGAGATTAAGGCTTTGGTATAAGGGTGTTTAGGTGAATCTATCACCATATCCACACTTCCTTGTTCCACAATTTTACCTGCATACATTACTGCAATTCGGTCTGCAATATGACTCACTAGACCAATATCATGTGATATAAATAAAACTGACATTCCATGTTCTTTTCTTAGTTCTTTCAGTAATTCGATTAACTGGAGTTGGATGGTGACATCGATAGCACTTGTAGGTTCATCTGCGATCAGAATTTTTGGATCACACATCAGTGCCATGGCAATACAAACTCTTTGTAACATCCCACCAGAAAATTGGTTAGGATACTGTTCCAATCGATGTTTTGCATCTGTGATTCCAACTCGTTCCAATAGATAAATTGCCTTTTTTTCAGCTTCTTCTTTAGAACCAAGTCCATGTAATAAAAAACTTTCAATTAACTGGTCGCCAATTTTGTGTAATGGATTGAGAGAAGAAAAAGGTTCTTGGAATACATACGCAATTTCCCTTCCACGAACAGACCTTAGTTTTTCACTGGAAGATTCTAATAAATTGTTTCCTTCAAACAAGATGGAACCCGTTGGATAAATGGTAGTGTTAGAAGGCAATAATTTCGTTAATGCCAAACAAGTAATGGATTTTCCGCAGCCGGATTCACCGACAAGTGCCAATGTTTCCCCTTTGTTTAAGTGAAAACTAATTCCGCTGACAATTGGCAATGTTCCATCATCCGTTTTGATTTGGACACTGAGATCCATTACTTCAATGGCTTTCTCATTGGGGTTCATTCGTAAACCACCTTATCTTTTGGATCAAAAGCATCTCGTAAACCCTCTCCCACAAAAGCAGAGAACAATATCGTTAGAAATAAGGCAACCGATGGAAAGGTAATGAGCCACCAAGCAGTTAAACGTTCTCTTCCTTGCCCAATAAGTTCACCCCAAGATGGATTAGGAGCAGGGATTCCATAACCCAAAAAGTCCAAAGCTGATAAAACAGAAATTGCTGAGATCAAAATGAATGGTAAAAAGGTAACAAGTGGTGTAAGTGAATTTGGTAACATATGACGCATAATGATGGAATAGGGAGAGGCGCCCAAAGTTTTTGCAGCATCAACAAACTGTTGTTTGCGGAGCTTTAAAAACTCACCTCGCATATAATAACTAAGTCCAATCCAACTGAGTGATCCATAAGTGACGATTAAAACCAAAAATCCCCTACCAAAAAAAGAACCCATGATGAGGATCAAGTAGAGGAATGGAATTGCTGATAGAATTTCAATGATCCTTTGCAAAAATAAATCCAATCTTCCAACAAAATAACCTTGAACCCCACCAATAAAGGAAGCGAGTAAAATTTCAACGACGATGAGGATCAAACTAAATGTCATCGCCAATCGGTACCCATAAACAATACGCGTGAAAACGTCACGCCCACGGTCATCTGTCCCCATCCAATGCCGAAATGTTGGTTTGGAAGGAGGATTTGTTCCTTCTTCTAAACTATCTAAATTATCTTCATTCACACCAAATGGGATTGGTGGGAACACCATTCGATTGGAAGAATCTTGGAACCTTGGTTCTCGATTTAACTTTTTATAATTTGGTTCCGTTAAATTATTCCCACCAAATTTGGTTTCTGGATAAAACAGGAAAATGGGAAACGAAACCGAACCTTCATACAATACAAACAATGGTTTGTTGTTAATGAGAAGTGGGGAAAACAAAGAAATAAGATATGTATAAAAGAGTACAAGTAATGAATAATAGGCTCTTTTATTTTTTTTGAATTTTTCCCACTTACG contains the following coding sequences:
- a CDS encoding ABC transporter permease subunit, whose product is MKFISNPANIRKWEKFKKNKRAYYSLLVLFYTYLISLFSPLLINNKPLFVLYEGSVSFPIFLFYPETKFGGNNLTEPNYKKLNREPRFQDSSNRMVFPPIPFGVNEDNLDSLEEGTNPPSKPTFRHWMGTDDRGRDVFTRIVYGYRLAMTFSLILIVVEILLASFIGGVQGYFVGRLDLFLQRIIEILSAIPFLYLILIMGSFFGRGFLVLIVTYGSLSWIGLSYYMRGEFLKLRKQQFVDAAKTLGASPYSIIMRHMLPNSLTPLVTFLPFILISAISVLSALDFLGYGIPAPNPSWGELIGQGRERLTAWWLITFPSVALFLTILFSAFVGEGLRDAFDPKDKVVYE
- a CDS encoding ABC transporter ATP-binding protein, with the translated sequence MLNVTDLVVSYKQSQSLSFSTKRLVAVDSVNFSIPKGKILGLVGESGCGKSTIGRAILSLLPIDKGSIQFEDQDITNISKEEQKLLRRKIQVVFQDPYSSLNPRFTIEEIITEGLQIHFPKLSLAEKKEKAIKALSEVSLPVDILHRYPHEFSGGQRQRIAIARALILEPNLVVCDEAVSALDISTQAQVINNLLFLREKYGLSYLFISHDLNIVKHVSDRIAVMYLGQIVEEGSRDEISNNPLHPYTKALFSASFDLKQRNKISKPLVGEIPSIMNQPKGCRFHTRCPIAKEICKSEEPKEIYPSELHRVKCHFPML
- a CDS encoding ABC transporter ATP-binding protein, with the protein product MNPNEKAIEVMDLSVQIKTDDGTLPIVSGISFHLNKGETLALVGESGCGKSITCLALTKLLPSNTTIYPTGSILFEGNNLLESSSEKLRSVRGREIAYVFQEPFSSLNPLHKIGDQLIESFLLHGLGSKEEAEKKAIYLLERVGITDAKHRLEQYPNQFSGGMLQRVCIAMALMCDPKILIADEPTSAIDVTIQLQLIELLKELRKEHGMSVLFISHDIGLVSHIADRIAVMYAGKIVEQGSVDMVIDSPKHPYTKALISAYPTHENIGKKLVTIEGIVPSPKSYPSGCRFHTRCKEKLEICNASIPKPTVVSDSQTVECFLYGGKESA
- a CDS encoding MutS-related protein; translation: MSSIQRFLVGKKKITNDHFSTNPTYVFLSLRKNKYKSKIQFLSNRLRIVSVFRLSTFITFLFAISFCYLTKLTWKEYGVSLLPLFPFVYLVRLYSNRKSQLDFAKRTLQFIEEELLRLSGDFKKLKTRELWEYPIDVRNHPLSIDLDLCTKQGFLGVFDTTITKEGFHSYLFRFLQEPLEEKFAISDKSLVKTILTEKNKAFHLMRKFLVLEGEPNEKFEIPSTQFETNFWNKRNWLRWMFPIWGIFSPIYIVFGLLFDLPFLPLLLLTNGILFVSYRKDSTLIWKEIKTLSQSSVRFQKTFLFLSKERKFTKKMLSKIANLGDSSELLVSPLPHLVLNVLCLWDLWKIKTLQKWKQQYSFHWNELQNESIKIDSILPMVNFGFLNPEANFATINNGGTLTSNSLVHPMIPKTNRVFNPLPKMNPGDLMIVTGSNMSGKTTYMRSIAMSLLLAGSGAPVLGNGFEYPEFQIHTLIRSQDSMEDGVSFFYSEVRRLATIIHNADNSKKVPILFLDEILKGTNSKERYIATREILAVLREKKCIVFLTTHDLKLAEMNFAKRYHFTELETNGKMDFDYQIRDGVSGSTNALRILQNEGIPIRNDKEN
- a CDS encoding SH3 domain-containing protein; the encoded protein is MKKGFAILLFTLGFHIYAGDLKEDLKGASNDNDRISILSEMGKSGDSKYVKPVTEQLEKGESSKIRAQAALSLGELKAGINELQKAFDNDDVYVREAAIEALAKIGNVKSQSYFEKGVKDKSEKIRFSSVQGLSKVGRSGNAPIFRNAIEWKDKPTQLAAIRGLGNINAWDEWKFVKPFCSNQDKDFVMACLYSAGKFKTDESLLAIEGLLASQDTEISKEAFDAISNFKPAQVIPTLIRFKKSNPNHPNLADLSANLKKLKAAKQYAIINVSDRLNLRSKANERSEVITGLQGNSVVEIISREPRKYIITNSKGEEMEDFWYQVKTSDGKKGFLFGEYIQVVDSY
- a CDS encoding AMP-dependent synthetase/ligase, whose product is MANNLAEVYKESSEKFGPRPAFWYKNAQKDYQALTYKQLYEDGIALAEALIDLGVKAREHVGVLADNRVEWIIADCAVLTAGAANVPRGSDITDSEIVYILNHSEAKVVFLENDKVYEKYKNNKSQVKSVKTVIIMDKDTKLKSGAGILHFYDLLEKGRELRSKGKREAEKRMSGIKPDDLYTLIYTSGTTGMPKGVMLMHSNMIHQMHYVVPRVAKVTPDDRMLSILPVWHIFERVVEYFAIINGGSTYYTKVTELRNDIQKARPTFMASAPRVWESIYNGIYTRINDPKQTPPVRRFLFKVAYFFSKHYHASIRFLKGWEVDYEGRNIIQSLFLSVVSVVKLLLTGPFTVTILSLLASQFLVAEESALKTPLYVLAGLGVLFNSFTLDRIVLSKIRQATGGHLRATLSGGGALQKHVDAFFMDIGITVLEGYGMTETGPVISARTFDRPIMGSVGDIVPLSQVQIRDDAGNVLCHIDDKRNIIFGKLGAKGVVHIKGPQVMKGYYKNPETTKKTIVDNWMNTGDIGMINFKKTLTLTGRAKDTIVLLGGENVEPVPIENKIDESPYIKQSMVVGQDQKVLGAIIVPDFDALIPWAEENGITEKSPEKLIVHPKIVDFYKKEVRNFNSVKTGFKNFEQVQYVTLITKPFEVGDELTNLMKMKRHVITEKYKDRILELYKNS
- a CDS encoding AsmA family protein, which gives rise to MKLSLRDTIKGVIGKTLLTFIFVISMTMFFILYPLLADPDYYKNLILESTYKMTQLNVNYKSSEPVFFPFPGIELNEVTVSKVDDEIIHVQKLRIEIYYGVFVGKPLELRKIYLNTGTIEITREKDESFPLFEKLSEQSLEETTLSSKNKSKVQTDNQKDTSEELYFSKTFVNLVNQIEIKNITILFDDKLYSRKINLYLWGTTLHIDHDLRNIDFYLYGKLNNEPITFSVDFLFTEDKLTYETLRLEGEFQFQNVKGIDLHDILIIFTRGDLRFVKTSGTIPFYKRDESKIYAVVDQLHVQDLALKDGKTFADGHVSTLINYDSNEDKLSFANIIVEWKGKSKLYGSGYVNFLKPPLSPTVSFEGSSDYLDVPSLIKVCKIWIDPDFEKSILTRGLPNTGYVNRMNVYLNFHFRNLTIVDFKADSLKLNVHYAKRKLNINRYELKVYDGDIIGTGEYRWLQPVGLTLKGEIKHVSIAPVLSDIFKISPITGSIDSDFVIHSPSDTEDGLVDNLQIIGNINAKNGELLSYTNILKPISSIGSVINLKKIDFSRATPYNELKFDFQYANENIEIKNFALKADGIAGSGGGKIGFNKAIDMKFTIAFPGVAGKALKLPIIYRGTYGVSSPFIDPIWLGSVYAGTIFLASPAGAAVGGIAGSAMSEYVNRAVENVTGGVQKSWKGIKSMFGGKEEEEKKEENTKEKSP